GTTGAACACGGCGTTGTTCCGCTATGGGTTGCAAGCGCACTCGGTCTGCCGGAAAAATCACTTGATCGAATCCCCTCGCCACGGCCGTCGCGTCGCCAGCCAGAACGAGCACATCCGCACCGTTGGCCCGTAGGCGAAGTTCCAACAGGGCTCGCAATCGACCCGTCGCGGTGAGCCAGCAGGTTTGAACCAAATTTCCCTCAGGGGTATCGGCCACATCTGCGCTGGTTTGGCCCTGCAGAAAGTTGCGGGTTCCTTCTCCCTCGAGCTTTAGCAATGGGAAGGTTGCATCCCAGTGAAGAGCCCCATTCATTGGTTGAGTTCGGCTGCAAAGGCTGAAATCTCGGATAAACGGAACAGGCTGATGAGCTCGAGTTCCGCGGCGTCCATGGCTGCCGCTCCTCCCTCTTCGCGATCCACGATCGTGATCACACGGTTCACGACGTAGCCAGCTTCGCGCAGTTGGTTCACGGCTTTGAGGGATGAACCCCCGGTCGTCACAACGTCTTCCAGCACCGTGATCAGAGCACCGGGCTGCGGGAGAGGTCCCTCAAGCCAGGCCCCTGTTCCATGCCCTTTCGCGGCTTTGCGCACGATCAATGCGTCCAGGTCGCGGTGGGCCAAGGAGCCCGCCACAGCCACTCCGCTTACGAGAGGGTCCGCCCCAAGGGTGAGGCCAGCCACGGCAACGGACTGATCCTCCACGTGGCTGAGCATTGCCGTGCTGATCAGGAGTAGCCCTGTCCCACTGAGGCTCACCGGCTTGCAATTCACGTAGTGCTCGCTCTGGCGTCCAGAGGCGAGGGTGAAATTGCCGCGTTTGTAGGCCGATGTGGCCAAGCGCCGCATCAAGTCGCTGCGCTGCTCCTCGGTGAGTCCGGGCGAGGTGGGCATGGGACTGGCCAGTGGTCACAGATGTCCTTAGTTTGCGCTGAGAAGGGACAGACGTTTGCCTCGCCGGGTATGAGGAAATTTTCAGCGTTGCTGACGGCCTGCATGGCCACGGCGGTTTCGGAGATGGCGCTTTCCCAGATGGCTGTCCCTGTCATGGCTGGTCCGGTGATGTGTACGACCACCCTTGAAGCGCCGGATCCTTCTGCCGGTTCTGGCTTGGTGCCTGTGGAAGTCACCACCTGTGGCCCTACCGAAACGACATCCGCATTGCTCAACCGGCGGATGTTCACCTGGACAGCGCCCTTTGTTCGGGGCATTGATGTGACCCATCAAATCACCGACCTTTTGGGAATTGCGGTGGCTGGCACGGGTGGTAACCAGCTGATGGGCTTTGGTTTCCCTGATCAAACGATTGTTTGGGACGCTTCCGCGATTGAGAACACCGTTGA
The DNA window shown above is from Synechococcus sp. CC9902 and carries:
- the pyrE gene encoding orotate phosphoribosyltransferase, with product MPTSPGLTEEQRSDLMRRLATSAYKRGNFTLASGRQSEHYVNCKPVSLSGTGLLLISTAMLSHVEDQSVAVAGLTLGADPLVSGVAVAGSLAHRDLDALIVRKAAKGHGTGAWLEGPLPQPGALITVLEDVVTTGGSSLKAVNQLREAGYVVNRVITIVDREEGGAAAMDAAELELISLFRLSEISAFAAELNQ